In the Thauera sedimentorum genome, one interval contains:
- a CDS encoding Lrp/AsnC family transcriptional regulator: protein MSEGLPPPRDPIDEIDRRLINSLQGDFPLSHRPYGVVAERLGLGEEEVIRRLRRLLADRVLTRFGPMFQIERAGGAFCLAAMEVPEARWPNVVAQVNLRPEVAHNYRREHRLNMWFVLATETPEGIGRCAGEIERDTGLAVHLFPKEREYFVEMKLEAR, encoded by the coding sequence ATGTCTGAAGGACTACCCCCGCCGCGCGACCCGATCGACGAGATCGACCGCCGCCTGATCAACAGCCTGCAGGGCGACTTCCCGCTCAGCCACCGGCCCTACGGCGTGGTCGCCGAGCGCCTGGGGCTGGGCGAGGAGGAGGTCATCCGCCGCCTGCGCCGACTGCTTGCCGACCGCGTGCTGACCCGCTTCGGGCCGATGTTTCAGATCGAACGTGCCGGCGGCGCCTTCTGCCTGGCGGCGATGGAGGTGCCCGAGGCGCGCTGGCCCAACGTGGTGGCGCAGGTCAACCTGCGCCCGGAAGTGGCGCACAACTACCGCCGCGAACACCGCCTCAACATGTGGTTCGTGCTGGCCACCGAGACGCCTGAGGGCATCGGCCGCTGCGCCGGGGAGATCGAGCGCGATACCGGGCTGGCCGTGCATCTGTTCCCCAAGGAGCGCGAGTACTTCGTCGAAATGAAACTGGAGGCGAGATGA
- a CDS encoding tyrosine-type recombinase/integrase has translation MQRERLTPDRIRRFTCSNDAKQAFLWDTEAPRLAVRATAGAKSFIFESKLDRRTIRVTIGDVRAWNLDDARTEARRLQTLVDQGTDPREQKRERIAAAEAKRAAAEAAKGEAERQSRYTLRALCNAYVARLERAGKAKSAASTRSAFKCHVFPHAEIADTPARAVTAHQIAALVRRVREAGKERAAGVLRSYLSAAFNTAKRAPFDSALPADLIPFGIEHNPVDVIPAIAVQRGERTLSAGELRAYIGHLLRIGHETGPELADVALLLALYAGGQRMAQLLRAKAGDFDQDTATLRLWDGKGKRTQPREHLLPLAPLAARMVASLVERAKARETDRAKAEGRAPELAGLWLFSTHGRVAMNPETVSNRAAEICAAIGGEHFTLRDIRRTVETMLAGLGISKDTRAQLLSHGISGVQAAHYDRHAYTNEKRAALVAWEARLEAIRQAEKQPANVRRLRAA, from the coding sequence ATGCAGCGCGAGCGTCTGACCCCTGACCGAATCCGCCGCTTCACCTGCTCCAACGATGCGAAGCAAGCCTTTTTGTGGGACACCGAAGCGCCGCGCCTTGCCGTGCGTGCCACCGCTGGCGCGAAGTCTTTTATCTTCGAGAGCAAGCTGGACCGCCGCACCATCCGCGTGACCATTGGCGACGTGCGCGCCTGGAACCTGGACGACGCCCGCACCGAAGCGCGCCGGCTGCAAACCCTTGTCGACCAGGGCACCGACCCACGCGAACAGAAGCGCGAGCGCATTGCCGCCGCAGAGGCCAAGCGAGCCGCAGCAGAGGCCGCCAAGGGCGAAGCCGAGCGACAGTCCCGCTACACCCTGCGCGCCCTGTGCAATGCGTATGTGGCCCGCCTAGAACGTGCCGGCAAAGCCAAAAGCGCCGCCTCGACCCGTTCTGCCTTCAAGTGCCATGTGTTCCCGCATGCGGAGATTGCCGACACGCCGGCCCGCGCCGTGACCGCGCACCAAATCGCTGCACTGGTGCGCAGGGTGCGCGAGGCCGGCAAAGAGCGCGCCGCCGGAGTCCTGCGCAGCTACCTGAGCGCCGCATTCAACACCGCCAAGCGCGCGCCCTTCGATTCCGCCCTTCCTGCTGATTTGATTCCTTTCGGCATCGAACACAACCCGGTGGACGTCATCCCGGCAATTGCTGTGCAGCGAGGCGAGCGCACGCTATCCGCTGGCGAGCTGCGCGCCTATATTGGGCACCTGCTGCGCATCGGGCACGAAACCGGCCCCGAGCTTGCCGACGTGGCTTTGCTGCTTGCGCTGTATGCGGGAGGGCAACGAATGGCCCAACTGTTGCGCGCCAAGGCTGGAGACTTCGACCAGGACACCGCAACGCTTCGCCTGTGGGATGGCAAGGGCAAGCGCACGCAACCGCGCGAACACCTGCTACCGCTGGCACCGCTCGCCGCCAGGATGGTGGCCAGCCTTGTGGAGCGCGCCAAGGCCCGAGAGACAGACCGCGCCAAGGCAGAAGGCAGAGCGCCCGAGCTGGCCGGCCTGTGGCTTTTCTCGACGCATGGCCGCGTGGCAATGAACCCCGAGACGGTATCCAACCGCGCCGCCGAAATCTGCGCCGCTATCGGTGGCGAACACTTCACCCTGCGCGACATCCGCCGCACGGTGGAGACGATGTTGGCCGGTCTGGGCATCAGCAAGGACACCCGCGCGCAACTGCTGTCGCACGGCATCAGCGGAGTGCAGGCCGCGCACTACGACCGGCACGCATACACCAACGAAAAGCGCGCCGCGCTGGTGGCCTGGGAGGCAAGGCTAGAAGCCATCCGCCAGGCCGAGAAGCAACCCGCGAACGTGCGACGCCTGCGCGCCGCCTGA
- the ahbB gene encoding siroheme decarboxylase subunit beta — translation MSARETSAPVPLDDIDRSLMRATQGGLPLLPKPYEAIAARVGIDESEVRRRLAAMLDKGVIRRIGAVPNHYALGYTANGMSVWDVDDAAIDAAGERVGALPFVTHCYRRPRHLPDWPYNLFAMVHGASREEVMAHVDEIRALLAHCVPGALRGSDVLFSTAILKKTGLRLRD, via the coding sequence ATGAGCGCCCGTGAGACCAGCGCACCCGTTCCGCTGGACGATATCGACCGCAGCCTGATGCGTGCCACCCAGGGTGGCCTGCCGCTGCTGCCCAAGCCCTACGAGGCCATCGCCGCGCGCGTCGGCATCGACGAGAGCGAGGTGCGCCGCCGCCTGGCCGCGATGCTGGACAAGGGTGTGATCCGCCGCATCGGCGCGGTGCCCAACCACTACGCCCTGGGCTACACCGCCAATGGCATGAGCGTGTGGGACGTGGACGACGCCGCCATCGATGCGGCCGGCGAGCGCGTCGGCGCGCTGCCCTTCGTCACCCACTGCTACCGCCGTCCGCGCCACCTGCCGGACTGGCCCTACAACCTGTTCGCCATGGTGCACGGCGCCAGCCGCGAGGAAGTGATGGCGCATGTGGACGAGATCCGCGCGCTGCTCGCGCATTGCGTCCCGGGCGCCCTGCGCGGCAGCGACGTGCTGTTCTCCACCGCCATCCTGAAAAAGACCGGACTGCGTCTGAGGGATTGA
- a CDS encoding NapC/NirT family cytochrome c, translating to MTDQNDKERAGQSGGLFTRLRQPSVKHSLGGLLLVGFIVGVLFWGGFNTAMEATNTEKFCISCHEMYDNVYQEYKETIHYTNRTGVRAVCSDCHVPKDWTHKMIRKIQASREVWGKITGTIDTREKFEAKRLTLARREWARMKGNDSRECRNCHSFDSMNTEAQKKRASRQHEMAREDRMTCIDCHKGIAHHKPEGMTEEDEE from the coding sequence ATGACCGATCAAAACGACAAGGAACGCGCCGGCCAGTCCGGCGGGCTGTTCACCCGACTGCGCCAGCCCAGCGTCAAGCATTCTCTCGGTGGGTTGCTGCTGGTCGGTTTCATCGTCGGCGTCCTGTTCTGGGGCGGATTCAACACGGCGATGGAAGCCACCAACACAGAGAAGTTCTGCATCTCCTGCCATGAGATGTATGACAACGTGTACCAGGAGTACAAGGAAACCATCCACTACACTAACCGCACCGGTGTGCGGGCGGTGTGCTCGGACTGCCATGTGCCCAAGGACTGGACGCACAAGATGATCCGCAAGATCCAGGCGTCGCGCGAAGTCTGGGGCAAGATCACCGGCACCATCGACACGCGCGAGAAGTTCGAGGCCAAGCGCCTGACCCTGGCGCGACGCGAGTGGGCGCGGATGAAGGGCAACGATTCGCGCGAATGCCGCAACTGCCACAGCTTCGACAGCATGAACACCGAGGCGCAGAAGAAGCGCGCTTCCCGCCAGCACGAGATGGCGCGCGAAGACCGCATGACCTGCATCGATTGCCACAAGGGCATTGCGCACCACAAGCCCGAAGGCATGACCGAGGAAGACGAAGAGTAA
- a CDS encoding helix-turn-helix transcriptional regulator has product MTELADLKARILANPEARAEYDAQAPEFDLARELIAARTRAGLTQAELAERMHTTQSTIARLESGRTLPSMRTLARYAEATGSRAVVRLERAA; this is encoded by the coding sequence ATGACTGAGCTTGCCGACCTGAAGGCCCGCATCCTGGCGAACCCCGAGGCCCGCGCCGAATACGACGCGCAAGCGCCGGAATTCGACCTTGCCCGCGAACTCATCGCCGCCCGCACCCGCGCCGGCCTCACGCAAGCCGAGCTTGCCGAGCGCATGCACACCACGCAATCGACCATCGCCCGCCTGGAAAGTGGGCGCACCCTGCCGAGCATGCGCACGCTGGCCCGCTATGCCGAGGCCACCGGAAGCCGCGCCGTGGTGCGCCTGGAGCGCGCCGCCTGA
- a CDS encoding cytochrome D1 domain-containing protein: MRFKGLMSAVALATLPMAMSTAFAADAPPLSDDERAQAKQIYFERCAGCHGVLRKGATGKNLEPHWTKALADGTKMEGGTLKLGTDRLEKIIAYGTDGGMVNYDDILTKEEINLMARYIQHTPDVPPEFSLKDMENSWKLIVPVEERPKKQMNKINLKNIFAVTLRDTGKLALIDGDTKQIWDILDTGYAVHISRLSASGRYVYTVGRDGLVTLIDMWYEKPKTVATIRMGSDARSVDTSKFKGYEDKYLVGGTYWPPQYSIMDGETLKPLKIVSTRGMTVDGEYHPEPRVASIVSSHIKPEWVINVKETGMILLVDYTDIENLKTTQIDSAKFLHDGGWDASKRYFMVAANASNKVAAVDTKTGKLAALVDTAKIPHPGRGANFTHKQYGPVWATGHLGDDVVSLISTPSEEKKDAKFKEHNWKVVEELKMPGAGNLFVKTHPKSQNLWADAPMNPEREVAESVYVFDMNDLSKEPRRLDVAKDSGLPMTTAIRRAVHPEYSQDGSEVWISLWGGKTDQSAIVIYDDKTLKLKKVITDPNIVTPTGKFNVFNTQFDIY; encoded by the coding sequence ATGCGATTCAAAGGGTTGATGAGTGCCGTGGCGCTGGCAACGCTGCCGATGGCGATGAGCACCGCGTTTGCGGCCGATGCACCGCCGCTCAGCGATGACGAGCGCGCGCAGGCCAAGCAGATCTACTTCGAGCGCTGTGCCGGCTGCCACGGCGTGCTGCGCAAGGGCGCCACCGGCAAGAACCTCGAGCCGCACTGGACCAAGGCCTTGGCCGACGGCACCAAGATGGAAGGCGGTACGCTGAAGCTCGGTACCGATCGTCTGGAGAAGATCATTGCCTACGGTACCGACGGCGGCATGGTCAACTACGACGACATCCTGACCAAGGAAGAGATCAACCTGATGGCGCGCTACATCCAGCACACCCCGGATGTGCCGCCCGAGTTCTCGCTCAAGGACATGGAAAACAGCTGGAAGCTGATCGTTCCGGTTGAAGAACGTCCGAAGAAGCAGATGAACAAGATCAACCTGAAGAACATCTTCGCGGTCACCTTGCGCGACACCGGCAAGCTGGCGCTGATCGACGGTGACACCAAGCAGATCTGGGACATCCTGGATACCGGCTACGCGGTGCACATCTCCCGTCTGTCGGCTTCCGGCCGCTATGTCTACACGGTGGGCCGCGACGGTCTGGTGACCCTGATCGACATGTGGTACGAGAAGCCCAAGACCGTGGCCACCATCCGCATGGGCTCCGACGCCCGTTCGGTGGATACCTCCAAGTTCAAGGGTTACGAAGACAAGTACCTGGTCGGTGGCACCTACTGGCCGCCCCAGTACTCGATCATGGACGGCGAGACCCTCAAGCCGCTCAAGATCGTGTCCACCCGCGGCATGACCGTGGATGGCGAGTACCACCCGGAACCGCGCGTGGCCTCCATCGTGTCCTCGCACATCAAGCCCGAGTGGGTCATCAACGTGAAGGAAACCGGCATGATCCTGCTGGTTGACTACACCGACATCGAGAACCTCAAGACCACCCAGATCGACTCCGCCAAGTTCCTGCACGACGGCGGCTGGGATGCTTCCAAGCGCTACTTCATGGTGGCGGCCAACGCCTCCAACAAGGTGGCCGCGGTCGATACCAAGACCGGCAAGCTCGCCGCCCTGGTCGACACCGCGAAGATCCCGCACCCGGGTCGTGGCGCGAACTTCACCCACAAGCAGTACGGTCCGGTGTGGGCCACCGGCCACCTGGGTGACGACGTGGTGTCGCTGATCTCCACCCCGTCGGAGGAGAAGAAGGATGCCAAGTTCAAGGAGCACAACTGGAAGGTCGTCGAGGAACTGAAGATGCCGGGCGCCGGCAACCTGTTCGTCAAGACGCATCCGAAGTCCCAGAACCTGTGGGCCGATGCGCCGATGAACCCGGAGCGCGAAGTGGCCGAATCGGTGTACGTGTTCGACATGAACGACCTGTCCAAGGAACCGCGCCGTCTCGACGTGGCCAAGGACTCCGGTCTGCCGATGACCACCGCGATCCGTCGCGCCGTGCATCCTGAGTACAGCCAGGATGGTTCCGAAGTGTGGATCTCGCTGTGGGGTGGCAAGACCGACCAGTCCGCCATCGTGATCTACGACGACAAGACGCTGAAGCTCAAGAAGGTGATCACCGATCCCAACATCGTGACGCCGACCGGCAAGTTCAACGTCTTCAACACCCAGTTCGACATTTACTAA
- a CDS encoding c-type cytochrome yields MKPPPIVIHVAVLLGTAFVAAYAAAAADPHPAPKPERQRELVSMVRQDCGSCHGLTLSGGLGPALLPATLADKPLDSMVATVMNGRPGTAMPGWSRFMNEAEAEWIVRALAAGFPTDGAGQ; encoded by the coding sequence ATGAAACCACCTCCTATCGTCATCCATGTGGCCGTCCTGCTCGGCACCGCCTTCGTGGCCGCCTACGCGGCCGCTGCCGCCGATCCGCATCCGGCCCCGAAGCCCGAGCGCCAGCGCGAGCTGGTCAGCATGGTCCGCCAGGACTGTGGCTCCTGTCATGGGCTTACCCTCTCCGGTGGGCTGGGCCCGGCGCTGCTGCCGGCCACGCTGGCCGACAAGCCGCTGGATTCCATGGTGGCCACGGTCATGAACGGCCGCCCCGGCACCGCCATGCCCGGGTGGTCGCGCTTCATGAACGAGGCCGAAGCCGAGTGGATCGTGCGAGCCCTGGCCGCCGGCTTCCCGACCGACGGAGCCGGACAATGA
- a CDS encoding ethylbenzene dehydrogenase-related protein, translating to MKKTMIAGALGVVCAIGFSAAHAAPPADWSKVAATSITLFYPGVSPMEWITKGTEHGGARALKKGDTCADCHSDETDKMGQLISSGEKIEPTPIAGKAGFIPVKVQAAHDGDTLYLRFSWKQPKASGAAKMDDKNPMKIAFMLDQGKVAMADQSGCWASCHKDSRTMPGAADSKKKYVKDGSVSGGVFYDLLQWRSGEKKGFDGHVADTRVMEGGKALASAEGKLDGDTWSVVFARKFAGGEGDVALAAGKTYNFGFAIHDDHAAGRFHHVSLGYTLGIDAKADITAAKQ from the coding sequence ATGAAGAAAACGATGATCGCCGGCGCGCTCGGAGTGGTGTGCGCCATCGGCTTCAGCGCCGCCCATGCTGCCCCGCCGGCCGACTGGAGCAAGGTTGCCGCCACCAGCATCACCCTGTTCTATCCGGGCGTGTCGCCGATGGAATGGATCACCAAGGGTACCGAGCACGGCGGCGCGCGCGCGCTGAAGAAGGGCGATACCTGTGCCGACTGCCACAGCGACGAAACCGACAAGATGGGCCAGCTGATCTCCAGCGGCGAGAAGATCGAGCCGACGCCGATCGCCGGCAAGGCCGGCTTCATCCCGGTCAAGGTGCAGGCCGCCCACGATGGCGACACCCTGTACCTGCGCTTCTCCTGGAAGCAGCCCAAGGCTTCGGGCGCGGCCAAGATGGACGACAAGAACCCGATGAAGATCGCCTTCATGCTCGACCAGGGCAAGGTGGCGATGGCCGACCAGAGCGGCTGCTGGGCGAGTTGCCACAAGGACTCGCGCACCATGCCGGGCGCGGCCGACAGCAAGAAGAAGTACGTCAAGGACGGCTCCGTCTCCGGCGGCGTGTTCTATGACCTGCTGCAGTGGCGCAGCGGCGAGAAGAAGGGCTTCGACGGCCATGTGGCCGACACCCGCGTGATGGAAGGCGGCAAGGCCCTGGCCTCGGCCGAAGGCAAGCTCGACGGCGACACCTGGTCGGTGGTGTTTGCGCGCAAGTTCGCCGGCGGCGAAGGCGACGTGGCGCTGGCGGCAGGCAAGACCTACAACTTCGGTTTCGCCATCCACGACGACCACGCGGCCGGGCGCTTCCACCACGTCTCGCTGGGCTACACGCTCGGCATCGACGCCAAGGCCGACATCACCGCGGCCAAGCAGTAA
- the cobA gene encoding uroporphyrinogen-III C-methyltransferase: MDHTTRISPPARTGQVSLVGAGPGDAELLTVRAARRIAEADAIVYDHLVGDGILELARADAQRIYVGKEAGNHALPQEEINRLLVKLAGQGLSVVRLKGGDPFIFGRGGEEMQELVEAGIACEVVPGVTAASGMAACTGIPLTHRDHAQTLVFTTGHLKDGTVNLDWEALARPHQTVVIYMGLGALEIICSELIAHGLPADTPAAVVHAASTPRQRMVTSPIRSLPATVRAAGLRTPSLIVIGPVVDLHHVLCPATVEALALTA, encoded by the coding sequence ATGGACCACACCACCCGCATCTCCCCCCCCGCGCGCACCGGACAGGTCAGCCTGGTCGGCGCCGGCCCGGGCGACGCCGAACTGCTTACCGTGCGCGCCGCGCGCCGCATCGCCGAAGCCGACGCGATCGTCTACGACCATCTGGTCGGCGACGGCATCCTCGAACTCGCGCGGGCGGACGCCCAGCGCATCTACGTCGGCAAGGAAGCGGGCAACCACGCGCTGCCCCAGGAGGAGATCAACCGCCTGCTGGTGAAGCTCGCCGGACAGGGGCTCAGCGTGGTCCGCCTCAAGGGCGGCGACCCCTTCATCTTCGGACGTGGCGGCGAAGAGATGCAGGAACTGGTCGAAGCCGGTATCGCCTGTGAGGTGGTGCCCGGCGTCACCGCCGCTTCCGGCATGGCCGCCTGTACCGGCATCCCGCTCACCCACCGCGACCACGCACAGACCCTGGTATTCACCACCGGCCACCTCAAGGACGGCACGGTGAACCTTGACTGGGAAGCGCTCGCCCGCCCACACCAGACCGTGGTCATCTACATGGGCCTGGGCGCGCTCGAGATCATCTGCAGCGAACTGATCGCCCACGGCCTGCCGGCCGACACCCCGGCCGCCGTGGTGCATGCGGCCAGCACCCCGCGCCAGCGCATGGTCACCAGCCCGATCCGCAGCCTGCCCGCCACCGTGCGCGCCGCCGGCCTGCGCACCCCGTCGCTGATCGTCATCGGCCCGGTGGTGGACCTGCACCACGTCCTCTGTCCGGCCACCGTGGAGGCCCTGGCGCTCACGGCCTGA
- a CDS encoding plastocyanin/azurin family copper-binding protein, producing the protein MRSPRRQQGAAAGAVCRLPAAVLALAAALAAPGALAAEHEVSIVDYKFEPAVVEIRPGDTVTWVNNEKRTSHSVVFDATGEESERFFPGERWSHTFGQAGEFSYHCGPHPEMTGKVVVAD; encoded by the coding sequence ATGCGTTCCCCACGGCGGCAACAGGGGGCGGCAGCCGGCGCGGTATGCCGGCTGCCGGCCGCCGTCCTCGCGCTGGCGGCCGCCCTGGCCGCACCCGGCGCGCTGGCGGCCGAGCACGAGGTCAGCATCGTCGACTACAAGTTCGAACCGGCGGTGGTCGAGATCCGTCCGGGCGATACCGTCACCTGGGTGAACAACGAGAAGCGCACCAGCCACTCGGTGGTGTTCGACGCCACCGGCGAGGAGTCCGAGCGCTTCTTTCCCGGCGAACGCTGGTCCCACACCTTCGGGCAGGCGGGGGAGTTCTCCTATCACTGCGGCCCGCACCCGGAGATGACCGGCAAAGTCGTAGTCGCTGATTGA
- a CDS encoding cytochrome D1 domain-containing protein yields the protein MKRLLLAASAALLLAGCAATPPLRGTGDLGLVIERSTGQVAVVSHTSRERLATVPGLGDLSHAHVTYSRDGRYGYVFGRDGGLTKVDLLRGRIERRVVQAGNSIGGSISQDGRLVVAQNYAPGGLKVFDADTLEQLSEIPAEYAPGKRSKVVGLADLPGQRFAYALFEAGEIWVTDLSDPRNPKTQRYPAGRQPYDGLVTPDGRYFIAGLFGEDGLALLDLWYPERGVKKILAGYGKGEAPLPVYKMPHLRGWAVAGGHAYLPAIGRHEVLVVDTRTWQEVARIPVHSQPVFVMARPDGRQVWVNFAFPDNGTVQVIDTEAKAVIDTLTPGRAVLHMEFTPRGEAVWLSSRDDNKVVVVDTDSRRTLAELPAEHPSGIFFTSRAARIGF from the coding sequence ATGAAGCGCCTGCTGCTTGCCGCCTCCGCCGCCTTGCTGCTCGCCGGCTGTGCGGCCACGCCGCCCTTGCGCGGCACCGGCGACCTCGGCCTGGTCATCGAACGCTCCACCGGCCAGGTGGCGGTGGTCTCGCACACCAGCCGCGAGCGCCTGGCCACCGTGCCCGGCCTGGGCGACCTGTCGCACGCCCACGTCACCTATTCGCGCGACGGGCGCTACGGCTACGTGTTCGGCCGCGATGGCGGGCTCACCAAGGTCGACCTGCTGCGCGGGCGCATCGAGCGCCGCGTGGTGCAGGCCGGCAACTCCATCGGCGGCTCGATCTCGCAGGACGGCCGCCTGGTGGTGGCGCAGAACTACGCGCCGGGCGGGCTCAAGGTGTTCGACGCCGACACCCTGGAACAGCTCTCCGAGATCCCCGCCGAGTACGCCCCCGGCAAACGCTCCAAGGTGGTCGGTCTGGCGGACCTGCCCGGCCAGCGCTTCGCCTACGCGCTGTTCGAGGCCGGCGAGATCTGGGTCACCGATCTCTCCGACCCGCGCAATCCCAAGACCCAACGCTACCCCGCCGGCCGTCAGCCCTATGACGGCCTGGTGACCCCGGACGGGCGCTACTTCATTGCCGGCCTGTTCGGCGAGGACGGCCTGGCGCTGCTCGACCTGTGGTACCCGGAGCGCGGCGTGAAGAAGATCCTCGCCGGCTACGGCAAGGGCGAGGCGCCGCTGCCGGTGTACAAGATGCCCCACCTGCGCGGCTGGGCGGTGGCCGGCGGCCACGCCTACCTGCCGGCCATCGGCCGCCACGAGGTGCTGGTGGTCGACACGCGGACCTGGCAGGAGGTCGCCCGCATCCCGGTGCACAGCCAACCGGTTTTCGTCATGGCACGCCCGGACGGCCGCCAGGTGTGGGTGAACTTCGCCTTCCCGGACAACGGCACGGTGCAGGTCATCGACACCGAGGCCAAGGCGGTGATCGACACGCTCACCCCGGGGCGCGCGGTGCTGCACATGGAGTTCACCCCGCGCGGCGAGGCGGTGTGGCTGTCTTCGCGCGACGACAACAAGGTGGTGGTGGTCGATACCGACAGCCGCCGCACGCTCGCCGAACTGCCTGCCGAGCACCCCAGCGGCATCTTCTTCACCAGCCGCGCAGCGCGCATCGGATTCTGA
- the ahbB gene encoding siroheme decarboxylase subunit beta, whose amino-acid sequence MDEARRLRLLNEWQHGFPLVDRPFAELGRAVGASEDEVLDAFRAGLAEGVVSRIGPVVAPRRVGASALAALAAPPERLAEVAARVSARPEVNHNYEREHSLNLWFVLTAASQDALDAAVAAIAADTGLQPVVLPMVEAYHIDLGFDLCGISAYRAGRREPVKQAARLASSPPCALPGIEQGLLQALQRGLPIVPRPYEVLGERVELSGALVCAFIDEWLASGLLQRFGVVVRHHELGYTANAMCVWDVPDDKVGEIGHLLGGEAQVTLCYRRRRALPQWRYNLFCMIHGKARDEVLATRAGIAERLGLDQWPHEVLFSRRRFKQRGACYLPDPEPADV is encoded by the coding sequence ATGGACGAGGCCCGTCGCCTGCGCCTGCTCAACGAATGGCAGCACGGCTTTCCGCTGGTCGATCGGCCCTTCGCCGAACTCGGCCGCGCGGTCGGTGCCAGCGAGGACGAGGTGCTCGACGCCTTCCGCGCCGGGCTGGCGGAGGGGGTGGTGAGCCGCATCGGCCCGGTGGTGGCGCCGCGCCGGGTGGGCGCCAGCGCGCTGGCTGCGCTGGCGGCGCCGCCCGAGCGCCTGGCCGAGGTGGCCGCGCGGGTCAGCGCCCGGCCCGAGGTCAATCACAACTACGAACGCGAGCACAGCCTCAACCTGTGGTTCGTGCTCACCGCGGCCAGCCAGGACGCGCTGGACGCGGCGGTGGCGGCGATTGCCGCCGACACCGGCCTGCAGCCGGTGGTGCTGCCCATGGTCGAGGCCTATCACATCGACCTCGGCTTCGATCTGTGCGGTATCTCCGCCTACCGGGCCGGCCGCCGCGAGCCGGTGAAGCAGGCCGCTCGCCTGGCCAGCAGCCCGCCATGTGCGCTGCCGGGCATCGAGCAGGGTCTGCTGCAGGCCCTGCAGCGCGGCCTGCCTATCGTTCCGCGGCCCTATGAAGTGCTGGGCGAGCGGGTGGAGCTATCGGGCGCGCTGGTGTGCGCCTTCATCGACGAATGGCTGGCCTCCGGCCTGCTGCAGCGCTTCGGCGTGGTGGTGCGTCACCACGAACTCGGCTACACCGCCAACGCCATGTGCGTGTGGGACGTGCCGGACGACAAGGTGGGCGAGATCGGCCACCTGCTCGGCGGCGAGGCGCAGGTCACCCTGTGCTACCGCCGTCGCCGCGCGCTGCCGCAGTGGCGCTACAACCTGTTCTGCATGATCCACGGCAAGGCCCGCGACGAGGTGCTGGCCACCCGCGCGGGCATCGCCGAGCGCCTCGGGCTCGACCAGTGGCCGCACGAGGTGCTGTTCAGCCGCCGCCGCTTCAAGCAACGCGGGGCCTGTTACCTGCCCGACCCGGAGCCCGCCGATGTCTGA
- a CDS encoding type II toxin-antitoxin system RelE/ParE family toxin, with product MLALPTDMQTRFLHIAELLESFGPQKVGMPHIRPLEGKLWEMRMTGRDGIARAVYVARTGQRLTVLHVFTKKTQKTPRKAIETAQARLRSLTDD from the coding sequence TTGCTGGCGCTGCCGACCGACATGCAGACCCGCTTCCTGCACATCGCGGAGTTGCTGGAATCCTTCGGCCCGCAGAAGGTAGGCATGCCGCATATCCGCCCGCTGGAAGGGAAGCTGTGGGAAATGCGCATGACCGGCCGCGACGGCATCGCCCGCGCCGTCTATGTGGCCCGCACCGGGCAACGGCTGACCGTCCTGCACGTCTTCACCAAGAAGACCCAGAAAACCCCGCGCAAGGCCATCGAAACGGCCCAAGCGCGACTTAGGAGCCTGACCGATGACTGA